One window from the genome of Podospora pseudocomata strain CBS 415.72m chromosome 6, whole genome shotgun sequence encodes:
- a CDS encoding hypothetical protein (EggNog:ENOG503Q37Q; COG:S), protein MAGGKKGKGGGDAAEGSKKALGQARKAETAARKAAEESEREAAAEAAKWEKGTKSNAKKLAVGWLLGAVVISMEEEEEEEEEEEEEEGRRRRRRRRRRRRRRRRRGGSHWVGGGFGAV, encoded by the exons ATGGCCGGAggcaagaagggcaagggggggggggatgcgGCGGAGGGGAGCAAGAAGGCTCTGGgccaggcgaggaaggcggagacggcggcgaggaaggctGCGGAAGAGAGTGAACGGGAGGCGGCTGCTGAGGCGGCGaagtgggagaaggggacTAAGAGTAATGCGAAGAA GCTcgcggttggttggttgcTGGGTGCGGTAGTGATTtccatggaggaggaggaggaggaggaggaggaggaggaggaggaggaggggaggaggaggaggaggaggaggaggaggaggaggaggaggaggaggaggagggggggatctcattgggtgggaggggggttcgGTGCGGTATAG